In a genomic window of Gossypium arboreum isolate Shixiya-1 chromosome 9, ASM2569848v2, whole genome shotgun sequence:
- the LOC108451086 gene encoding uncharacterized protein LOC108451086, whose protein sequence is MHPGGNKMYRDLRDLYWWTGLKHEKLANLYISEIVRLHGVSLSRCVIDFRGSWKDYFSLAEFANNNNFQSSIQMAPYEALYGRKCRTPLCWIELGERRVLGPELVFEIEDKVRLIRDRLKVASDRQKLYANLKTCDIEYSMGDFFLLKVSPWKKAVASREDRDSTLTGS, encoded by the exons atgcatcccggcgGCAATAAGATGTATCGTGATCTCCGTGATCTGTACTGGTGGACAGGTTTGAAGCACGAG AAGTTAGCAAATCTCTACAtctctgagattgtaagattgcatggggtTTCTCTTTCA AGAtgtgtgattgattttcgaggtagttggaaAGACTATTTTTCGCTTGCTGAGTTTGCCAACAATAACAATTTCCAGTCTAGtatccagatggcaccttatgaggctttgtatggtcgtaagtgtcgaacccCGTTATGTTGGATTGAGTTAGGTGAACGTCGAGtattgggtcctgagttggtttttgAAATCGAGGATAAGGTCAGACTGATTCGGGATCGTCTGAAAGTGGCTTCTGATAGACAAAAGCTTTATGCGAATCTGAAGACGTGTGATATTGAGTACTCTATGGGGGACTTCTTCTTGCTTAAggtttcaccatggaagaag GCAGTAGCGAGTCGAGAAGATCGTGATTCTACTCTTACAGGATCATAG